In Rhea pennata isolate bPtePen1 chromosome 8, bPtePen1.pri, whole genome shotgun sequence, one genomic interval encodes:
- the LOC134143755 gene encoding olfactory receptor 9G9-like, which produces MEKEKGNNCTSSSEFLLLGMGNIPSLHTPLFLLLLLIYSVTVVGNSLIVVLVVADRHLHVMDQHPSSECFLLASMSYDRYLAIRQPLLYASLMTWKVCLLMAAGLKFCGPAATDNFFSDFTPLLELACTDTSVVKIVTFILTLLDSVFPFLITLASYVSIIIAILRIPSSMGRQKAFSTCSSNLTVVTVFYGSLIIVHMLPRTPRLRQLNKVFSFFLPCPHAPCQSPHLQSAEQGAQEGPEESTQERFGWYLEVMPVEMVTDNFQLVQSKALPTAGPL; this is translated from the exons atggagaaagagaaagggaataacTGCACATCATCAAGTGAGTTCCTCCTGCTGGGAATGGGGAACATCCCCTCACTCCATACaccactcttcctcctcttgctcctgatCTACTCGGTGACCGTGGTTGGGAACAGCCTCATTGttgtgctggtggtggcagACCGGCATCTGCATGTAATGGACCAGCATCCAT CTAGTGAGTGTTTCCTGCTGGCATCCATGTCCTATGATCGGTACTTGGCCATACGCCAGCCCCTGCTCTATGCAAGCCTCATGACCTGGAAGGTTTGTCTCCTGATGGCAGCTGG GTTAAAGTTCTGTGGCCCTGCTGCAACTGACAActtcttctctgattttacTCCTTTGCTGGAGCTCGCGTGCACTGACACCAGTGTAGTTAAAATAGTAACTTTCATCCTGACTCTCCTGGATTCagtcttccccttcctgatCACGCTGGCCTCCTACGTGTCCATCATAATTGCCATCCTGAGGATCCCCTCCAGCATGGGCAGGCAGAAGGCCttctccacctgctcctcgAACCTCACTGTCGTCACTGTTTTCTATGGCTCCCTCATCATTGTCCACATGCTGCCCAGAACCCCCAGACTCAGACAGCTCAACAAGGTGTTCTCCTTCTTCCTACCCTGTCCTCACGCCCCTTGTCAATCTCCTCACCTACAgtctgcagagcaaggagctcaGGAAGGCCCTGAGGAAAGCACTCAGGAAAGATTTGGGTGGTACCTAGAGGTCATGCCAGTTGAAATGGTCACAGACAACTTCCAACTTGTACAAAGCAAAGCGCTGCCTACTGCAGGACCTCTTTAG